One stretch of Chryseobacterium indologenes DNA includes these proteins:
- a CDS encoding DUF2931 family protein, whose amino-acid sequence MKKIKNLALFLPNLLLIISCGPKDKFEWNAGISAPKNYISGGPFVEYFYQGKGVAGTSANVGINTGWGMTSGGYTGGEIFKPVPDSISVSWRCGLDLIEYKVGAKLPREKMLELFKRGKEIRGKKENYSQIVTGMAPGGNVKVWLSGSFGSEEIAKIKAKRVGETDKDDPNSVTLWTSTGSEAKDILKYAYLHGIPYSTWEKGDKQYKYDLGFSSEEDYKYSITYYSKDGSVYFLDSTPYFLKWPNRFIDYPKNPNESHQLKLPVQMDLIWHSYDDESRWFEGNVLLPQNLQATFEKGHYDRMIVTIPKDTGGDFVDGVIYFVNKQKQDQVMRFRLGRFDDKQKKLLSPKYTLPKGFVVPKWEGRIPLQKPTDLEYWQEE is encoded by the coding sequence ATGAAAAAAATAAAAAACCTCGCATTATTCTTACCAAACTTATTGCTAATAATAAGCTGTGGACCCAAGGATAAATTTGAGTGGAATGCAGGAATTTCCGCACCAAAAAATTATATCTCAGGAGGTCCATTTGTAGAATATTTTTATCAAGGAAAGGGGGTAGCGGGTACATCCGCCAATGTAGGAATAAATACTGGTTGGGGAATGACAAGTGGCGGTTATACAGGAGGTGAAATATTTAAACCTGTTCCTGACAGTATTTCTGTTAGCTGGCGCTGTGGCCTTGATTTGATTGAATATAAAGTTGGGGCAAAACTTCCAAGAGAAAAAATGTTGGAGTTATTTAAAAGAGGAAAAGAAATTAGAGGAAAAAAAGAGAATTATAGTCAGATTGTTACAGGTATGGCTCCTGGAGGAAATGTAAAAGTATGGCTCTCTGGTTCATTTGGAAGTGAAGAAATTGCTAAAATTAAGGCTAAACGTGTAGGGGAGACTGATAAAGATGATCCTAATTCAGTAACTCTTTGGACATCAACAGGAAGTGAAGCAAAAGATATTTTAAAATATGCTTATTTACATGGTATTCCTTATTCAACTTGGGAAAAAGGAGATAAACAATATAAATATGATCTAGGTTTTAGCAGTGAAGAAGATTATAAATATTCAATCACTTATTATTCAAAAGATGGAAGTGTTTATTTTTTAGATTCTACACCTTATTTTTTGAAATGGCCTAACCGTTTTATTGATTATCCTAAAAATCCTAATGAATCACATCAGTTAAAACTCCCTGTTCAAATGGATTTGATCTGGCATTCTTATGATGATGAGTCTCGATGGTTTGAAGGAAATGTTCTTTTACCACAAAACCTTCAGGCAACCTTTGAAAAAGGGCATTATGATCGAATGATTGTTACGATTCCTAAAGATACTGGAGGTGATTTTGTTGATGGGGTTATCTATTTTGTAAACAAACAGAAACAGGATCAGGTGATGCGTTTTCGCTTAGGAAGATTTGATGATAAACAGAAAAAACTGCTGTCACCTAAATACACACTTCCCAAAGGCTTTGTAGTTCCGAAATGGGAAGGTAGAATTCCACTTCAAAAGCCAACCGATCTTGAATATTGGCAGGAAGAATAA
- a CDS encoding DUF2931 family protein, giving the protein MKKIKNIALFLPNLLLIISCEPKDKFEWNAGISAPKNYISGGPFVEYFYQGKGVAGTSANVGINPGWGMTSGSYTGGEIFKPVPDSISVSWRCGLDLIEYKVGAKLPREKMLELFKRGKEIKGKKENYSQIITGMAPGGNVTVWLSGSFGNEEITKIKAKRVGETNKDDSNSVTLWTSTGDEAKDILKYAYLHGVPYSVWEKGEKTYKYDIGFSSEENRDFYESVTVFSKDGSYIFLNENQFIIPYKDWLSNHINAGVKEGKLPVHTTVQWISDDKKQWYEGEIVFPVDFQNTFESFYQKNKNVHIVYVMDKLNPTENYTFGTIWLQSSTSKERIMKFRLAKLNNETRQFYVSAYTLPKGFEVPKWEGRIPLQKPTDLEYWQEE; this is encoded by the coding sequence ATGAAAAAAATAAAAAACATAGCATTATTCTTACCAAACTTATTGTTAATAATAAGCTGTGAGCCTAAGGATAAATTTGAGTGGAATGCAGGAATTTCCGCACCAAAAAATTATATCTCAGGAGGTCCATTTGTAGAATATTTTTATCAAGGAAAGGGGGTAGCGGGTACATCCGCCAATGTAGGAATAAATCCTGGTTGGGGAATGACAAGTGGCAGTTATACAGGAGGTGAAATATTTAAACCAGTTCCTGATAGTATTTCTGTTAGCTGGCGCTGTGGCCTTGATTTGATTGAATATAAAGTTGGGGCAAAACTTCCAAGAGAAAAAATGTTGGAGCTATTTAAAAGAGGAAAAGAAATTAAAGGGAAGAAAGAAAATTATAGTCAAATTATCACAGGTATGGCTCCTGGAGGAAACGTAACGGTATGGCTCTCTGGTTCATTTGGAAATGAAGAAATTACTAAAATAAAAGCCAAGCGTGTAGGAGAGACCAATAAAGATGATTCTAATTCGGTTACTCTTTGGACATCAACAGGAGATGAAGCAAAAGATATTTTGAAATATGCTTATCTACACGGCGTGCCCTATTCAGTTTGGGAAAAAGGTGAAAAAACATACAAATATGATATAGGATTTAGCAGTGAAGAGAATCGCGATTTTTATGAATCGGTTACCGTTTTTTCAAAGGATGGCAGTTATATATTTTTAAATGAGAATCAATTTATTATTCCTTACAAAGATTGGTTGTCTAACCATATTAATGCTGGAGTAAAAGAAGGAAAGCTTCCTGTTCATACAACAGTACAATGGATTTCCGATGATAAAAAGCAATGGTACGAAGGTGAGATTGTTTTCCCTGTTGATTTTCAAAATACTTTTGAGTCATTTTATCAAAAGAATAAAAATGTCCATATCGTGTATGTAATGGATAAGTTGAATCCTACTGAAAATTACACATTTGGAACAATATGGCTGCAAAGTTCCACTTCAAAAGAGCGCATCATGAAATTTCGATTAGCTAAGTTAAATAATGAAACGAGACAATTTTATGTATCAGCATACACTCTTCCTAAAGGATTTGAAGTACCGAAATGGGAAGGCAGAATCCCTCTTCAAAAGCCAACAGACCTTGAATATTGGCAGGAAGAGTAA